One part of the Aliivibrio fischeri ATCC 7744 = JCM 18803 = DSM 507 genome encodes these proteins:
- a CDS encoding valine--tRNA ligase, whose protein sequence is MEKTYNPQSIEQALYQTWEEKGYFKPHGDTSKEAYSIMIPPPNVTGSLHMGHAFQDTIMDTLIRAERMKGKNTLWQVGTDHAGIATQMVVERKIAAEEGKTKHDYGRDAFIDKIWEWKNESGGTITKQLRRLGASVDWDRERFTMDDGLSNAVQEVFVRLYEDDLIYRGKRLVNWDPKLHTAISDLEVENKDKKGHMWHFRYPLANGVKTAEGKDYIVVATTRPETMLGDTGVAVNPEDPRYKDLIGKEILLPIVNRLIPIVGDEHADMEKGTGCVKITPAHDFNDYEVGKRNQLPMINILTFNADIRESAEVFTTNGEASDVYSTEIPAKYQGMERFEARKAIVAEFEELGLLEEIKDHDLTVPYGDRGGVVIEPMLTDQWYVRAAPLAEPAVKAVEDGEIQFVPKQYENMYFSWMRDIQDWCISRQLWWGHRIPAWYDNDGNVYVGRTEEEVRANNNLAPVIVLRQDDDVLDTWFSSALWTFGTQGWPEQTEDLKTFHPSDVLVTGFDIIFFWVARMIMMTMHFNKDENGKAQVPFKTVYVTGLIRDENGDKMSKSKGNVLDPIDMIDGIDLESLVEKRCGNMMQPQLAKKIEKNTRKTFENGIEPYGTDALRFTLAAMASTGRDINWDMKRLEGYRNFCNKLWNASRYVLMNTEEHDCGMSLSVEERANMEFSLADKWIESQFELAAKEFNAHLDNYRLDMAANTLYEFIWNQFCDWYLELTKPVLWKGTEAQQQATRYMLITVLEKTLRLAHPVLPYITESIWQSVKPLVDGVEGDTIMTQALPQFNEENFNADVVADLEWVKAFITSIRNLRAEYDIAPSKGLEVMIKVADEKDAARIEANKVVLSSLAKLDEIKVLANGEETPACATSLVGKSELMIPMAGLIDKDAELARLAGEVKKTQGEIKRIEGKLSNEGFVAKAPEAVIAKEREKLEGYQETLVKLEAQQETIAAL, encoded by the coding sequence ATGGAAAAGACATATAACCCGCAATCGATAGAACAAGCTCTGTACCAGACTTGGGAAGAAAAAGGCTATTTTAAGCCACACGGTGACACTTCAAAAGAAGCTTACAGCATCATGATCCCGCCACCGAACGTCACAGGTAGCTTACACATGGGTCACGCTTTCCAAGATACAATCATGGATACTCTAATCCGTGCTGAGCGTATGAAAGGTAAAAATACGCTTTGGCAGGTTGGTACAGACCACGCTGGTATCGCAACTCAAATGGTTGTTGAGCGTAAGATTGCTGCTGAAGAAGGCAAAACAAAACACGACTACGGCCGTGATGCTTTCATCGACAAAATCTGGGAATGGAAAAACGAATCTGGTGGCACAATCACTAAGCAGCTTCGTCGTCTAGGTGCATCTGTAGACTGGGACCGTGAGCGTTTCACTATGGATGATGGCCTATCTAACGCTGTTCAAGAAGTGTTTGTTCGTCTATACGAAGATGACCTAATCTACCGTGGTAAGCGTCTAGTAAACTGGGATCCAAAACTGCACACTGCAATTTCTGATCTTGAAGTTGAAAACAAAGACAAAAAAGGCCACATGTGGCACTTCCGCTATCCGCTAGCAAATGGCGTTAAGACAGCTGAAGGCAAAGACTACATCGTTGTTGCAACAACTCGTCCTGAAACCATGCTTGGTGATACAGGTGTTGCTGTAAACCCAGAAGATCCTCGTTACAAAGATCTTATCGGCAAAGAAATCCTACTTCCTATCGTTAACCGTCTGATCCCTATCGTAGGTGATGAGCACGCGGACATGGAAAAAGGCACAGGTTGTGTGAAGATCACTCCTGCGCACGATTTCAATGACTACGAAGTTGGTAAACGTAACCAACTGCCAATGATCAACATCCTAACCTTCAACGCTGATATCCGTGAATCTGCAGAAGTATTCACAACCAACGGTGAAGCAAGCGATGTTTACTCAACAGAAATTCCAGCTAAATACCAAGGTATGGAGCGTTTCGAAGCTCGTAAAGCTATCGTTGCTGAATTTGAAGAACTAGGCCTTCTTGAAGAAATCAAGGATCATGATCTAACCGTTCCTTACGGCGACCGTGGTGGTGTAGTTATCGAACCAATGCTAACTGACCAATGGTATGTACGTGCAGCACCTCTTGCTGAACCTGCAGTTAAAGCGGTTGAAGATGGTGAGATCCAGTTCGTTCCTAAGCAATACGAAAACATGTACTTCTCTTGGATGCGTGACATTCAAGACTGGTGTATCTCCCGTCAACTTTGGTGGGGCCACCGTATCCCAGCTTGGTACGATAACGACGGTAATGTATATGTTGGTCGTACTGAAGAAGAAGTACGTGCTAACAACAACCTTGCGCCTGTAATCGTTCTACGCCAAGACGACGATGTACTTGATACATGGTTCTCTTCTGCATTATGGACATTCGGTACTCAAGGCTGGCCTGAGCAAACTGAAGATCTGAAAACATTCCACCCTTCAGATGTTTTAGTAACTGGCTTCGACATCATCTTCTTCTGGGTTGCACGTATGATCATGATGACCATGCACTTCAACAAAGATGAAAATGGTAAAGCACAAGTACCATTCAAGACAGTTTACGTAACAGGCCTAATCCGTGATGAAAACGGCGACAAAATGTCGAAGTCTAAGGGTAACGTACTTGATCCTATCGATATGATCGATGGTATCGACCTTGAATCTCTAGTTGAAAAACGTTGTGGTAACATGATGCAGCCTCAACTAGCTAAGAAGATCGAAAAGAACACTCGTAAGACTTTTGAAAACGGTATCGAACCATACGGTACAGATGCACTACGTTTCACTCTTGCTGCTATGGCTTCAACTGGCCGTGACATCAACTGGGATATGAAACGTCTTGAAGGTTACCGTAACTTCTGTAACAAACTATGGAACGCAAGCCGTTACGTACTAATGAATACAGAAGAGCACGATTGTGGCATGTCACTGTCTGTTGAAGAACGTGCAAACATGGAATTCTCTCTAGCTGATAAGTGGATTGAATCTCAGTTTGAACTTGCAGCAAAAGAGTTTAATGCTCACCTAGACAACTACCGTCTAGATATGGCAGCAAACACGCTTTACGAATTCATCTGGAACCAATTCTGTGACTGGTACCTAGAGCTAACTAAACCAGTTCTATGGAAAGGAACAGAAGCTCAGCAGCAAGCAACTCGCTACATGCTGATCACAGTGCTAGAGAAGACTTTGCGTCTTGCTCACCCTGTTCTTCCTTACATCACAGAATCTATCTGGCAGAGCGTGAAACCGCTAGTAGATGGTGTTGAAGGCGACACAATCATGACTCAAGCACTTCCTCAGTTTAACGAAGAAAACTTCAATGCTGATGTGGTTGCTGATCTTGAGTGGGTTAAAGCGTTCATTACAAGCATTCGTAACTTACGTGCTGAATACGACATTGCACCAAGCAAAGGCTTAGAAGTAATGATTAAAGTAGCTGATGAGAAAGACGCTGCTCGTATTGAAGCAAACAAAGTTGTGCTTTCTTCTCTTGCTAAACTGGATGAAATCAAAGTACTTGCAAACGGTGAAGAAACACCTGCATGTGCAACTTCTCTTGTTGGTAAATCAGAGCTTATGATCCCAATGGCAGGTCTTATCGATAAAGATGCAGAACTTGCTCGTCTTGCTGGTGAAGTGAAGAAAACTCAAGGTGAAATCAAACGTATCGAAGGTAAACTAAGCAACGAAGGTTTTGTTGCAAAAGCACCTGAAGCAGTTATTGCTAAAGAACGTGAAAAACTGGAAGGTTACCAAGAGACTCTAGTAAAACTAGAAGCTCAACAAGAAACTATCGCTGCACTATAA
- a CDS encoding DNA polymerase III subunit chi — protein MSQALFYVLEPTSPAATTDGQLKFVCQLAHYYYSQNARVYVLAQDKEQALLIDEALWQYDVSEFTPHNLVGEGPKSGSPIEIGWGTLRSSGRRHVLINLAQEVASFAVSFAQVVDFVPCEEKSKQQARERYKIYRNAGRAMQTEILK, from the coding sequence ATGAGCCAAGCCCTGTTTTATGTTTTAGAACCCACATCTCCAGCTGCAACCACTGATGGTCAGCTAAAATTTGTGTGTCAGCTTGCTCACTATTATTACTCTCAAAATGCACGAGTGTATGTATTAGCCCAAGATAAAGAACAAGCCTTGCTGATTGATGAAGCACTTTGGCAATATGATGTATCAGAATTTACACCGCACAATTTAGTCGGAGAGGGACCAAAATCAGGCTCCCCTATCGAAATTGGTTGGGGAACATTACGCTCATCAGGACGCCGTCATGTGTTAATTAATTTAGCTCAAGAGGTCGCAAGTTTTGCTGTTTCCTTTGCTCAAGTGGTAGACTTCGTACCTTGCGAAGAAAAAAGCAAACAACAAGCTCGAGAAAGGTATAAAATATACCGAAATGCAGGCCGAGCCATGCAAACCGAGATACTGAAATGA